Proteins encoded within one genomic window of Citrobacter amalonaticus Y19:
- the yihI gene encoding Der GTPase-activating protein YihI, which translates to MKSTSTPRGKGPAKARRKTREELNQEARDRKRQKKHRGHVAGSRATGGDAASGGKNKNQQKDPRIGSKTPIPLGVTEKVTKQHKPKSEKPMLSPQAELDLLETDERLDALLERLEAGETLSAEDQSWVDAKLDRIDELMQKLGLSYDDDEEEEEDDEKQEDMMRLLRGGN; encoded by the coding sequence ATGAAATCCACTTCTACACCACGCGGCAAAGGTCCTGCAAAGGCACGCCGTAAAACCCGTGAAGAGCTAAACCAGGAAGCTCGTGACCGCAAGCGTCAGAAAAAACACCGTGGACACGTGGCGGGTAGCCGTGCTACCGGTGGCGATGCGGCGTCAGGCGGCAAAAACAAGAACCAACAGAAAGATCCACGCATCGGCAGTAAAACCCCTATTCCATTGGGCGTGACCGAAAAAGTCACCAAACAGCACAAACCGAAGAGTGAGAAACCTATGCTTTCACCGCAGGCTGAGTTGGATTTACTGGAAACGGATGAGCGCCTGGATGCGCTGTTAGAACGTCTGGAAGCAGGCGAAACCCTGAGCGCGGAAGATCAATCCTGGGTGGATGCCAAACTGGATCGCATCGATGAACTGATGCAGAAGCTGGGCCTCTCCTATGATGATGACGAAGAAGAAGAGGAAGATGACGAGAAGCAGGAAGATATGATGCGCCTGCTGCGGGGTGGTAACTAA
- the hemN gene encoding oxygen-independent coproporphyrinogen III oxidase produces the protein MSEQQIDWDLALIQKYNYSGPRYTSYPTALEFSDAFGEPAFLQAVARYPERPLSLYVHIPFCHKLCYFCGCNKIVTRQQHKADQYLDALEQEILHRAPLFAGRQVSQLHWGGGTPTYLNKAQISRLMTLLRNHFHFNADAEISIEVDPREIELDVLDHLRAEGFNRLSMGVQDFNKEVQRLVNREQDEEFIFALLNHARDIGFTSTNIDLIYGLPKQTPESFAFTLKRVAELSPDRLSVFNYAHLPTLFAAQRKIKDADLPSAQQKLDILQETISSLTEAGYQFIGMDHFARPDDELAIAQREGVLHRNFQGYTTQGDTDLLGMGVSAISMIGDCYAQNQKELKLYYQQVDEQGNALWRGIALTRDDGIRRDVIKSLICNFRLDYAAVEQQWDLNFADYFTEDLKLLAPLAKDGLVDVTEKEIQVTPKGRLLIRNICMCFDAYLRQKARMQQFSRVI, from the coding sequence ATGTCTGAACAACAAATCGACTGGGATCTGGCCCTGATCCAGAAATATAACTATTCCGGGCCACGCTATACTTCGTACCCGACCGCACTGGAATTTTCAGACGCGTTTGGCGAACCGGCGTTTTTACAGGCCGTCGCGCGCTATCCTGAGCGCCCGCTCTCGCTTTATGTCCATATCCCGTTCTGCCATAAGCTCTGCTACTTCTGTGGCTGCAATAAGATTGTGACCCGACAGCAGCATAAGGCCGATCAGTATCTGGATGCGCTGGAACAGGAAATTCTTCATCGTGCGCCGCTGTTTGCCGGACGTCAGGTAAGCCAGTTGCACTGGGGCGGCGGTACGCCAACCTACCTGAATAAAGCGCAAATCAGCCGTCTGATGACGTTGCTGCGAAATCATTTCCACTTCAATGCGGATGCAGAGATTTCGATCGAAGTCGATCCCCGTGAGATTGAACTGGATGTGCTCGATCATTTACGCGCAGAAGGCTTTAATCGTCTCAGCATGGGCGTGCAGGACTTCAACAAAGAGGTCCAGCGACTGGTAAACCGCGAGCAGGATGAAGAATTTATCTTTGCGCTGCTCAATCACGCGCGTGACATCGGCTTTACCTCGACCAATATCGATCTGATCTACGGTTTACCCAAACAGACGCCGGAAAGTTTCGCGTTTACCCTGAAGCGGGTGGCGGAATTAAGTCCCGATCGTCTGAGCGTCTTTAACTATGCGCATTTGCCGACGCTGTTCGCCGCACAGCGCAAAATTAAAGATGCCGATCTGCCCAGCGCGCAGCAGAAGCTGGATATTTTGCAGGAAACCATCTCCTCGCTGACAGAGGCCGGCTATCAGTTTATCGGCATGGACCACTTTGCCCGCCCGGATGACGAACTGGCAATTGCCCAGCGCGAAGGTGTTCTCCATCGTAATTTCCAGGGGTACACCACCCAGGGCGACACCGATCTGTTGGGGATGGGCGTTTCTGCCATCAGCATGATTGGCGATTGTTATGCTCAGAACCAGAAAGAGCTGAAACTCTACTATCAGCAGGTGGATGAACAGGGGAACGCCTTGTGGCGCGGCATCGCGCTAACCCGTGATGACGGTATCCGTCGTGATGTCATCAAGTCGCTGATCTGCAACTTCCGTCTCGACTATGCCGCGGTTGAGCAGCAGTGGGATCTGAATTTCGCTGATTACTTTACCGAAGATCTGAAGCTGTTGGCGCCGCTGGCGAAAGATGGGCTGGTGGATGTGACAGAGAAGGAGATTCAGGTCACGCCGAAAGGCCGCCTGCTGATTCGTAACATTTGCATGTGCTTTGATGCGTATCTGCGCCAAAAAGCGCGAATGCAGCAGTTTTCGAGAGTGATTTAA
- a CDS encoding YshB family small membrane protein, which translates to MLESIINLLSSGAVDSHTPQTAVAAVLCAALVGLFS; encoded by the coding sequence ATGCTGGAATCGATTATAAATCTGCTATCAAGCGGAGCGGTCGACAGCCATACGCCACAAACTGCGGTTGCCGCAGTACTGTGTGCCGCGCTGGTTGGGCTGTTCAGCTAA
- the glnG gene encoding nitrogen regulation protein NR(I), with protein MQRGIVWVVDDDSSIRWVLERALAGAGLSCTTFENGNDVLGALASKTPDVLLSDIRMPGMDGLALLKQIKQRHPMLPVIIMTAHSDLDAAVSAYQQGAFDYLPKPFDIDEAVALVERAISHYQEQQQPRNIQLNGPTTDIIGEAPAMQDVFRIIGRLSRSSISVLINGESGTGKELVAHALHRHSPRAKAPFIALNMAAIPKDLIESELFGHEKGAFTGANTIRQGRFEQADGGTLFLDEIGDMPLDVQTRLLRVLADGQFYRVGGYAPVKVDVRIIAATHQNLELRVQEGKFREDLFHRLNVIRVHLPPLRERREDIPRLARHFLQVAARELGVEAKLLHPETEAALTRLAWPGNVRQLENTCRWLTVMAAGQEVLIQDLPAELFEATAPESPSHLQPDSWATLLAQWADRALRSGHQNLLSEAQPEMERTLLTTALRHTQGHKQEAARLLGWGRNTLTRKLKELGME; from the coding sequence ATGCAACGAGGGATAGTCTGGGTAGTTGATGACGATAGTTCCATCCGTTGGGTGCTTGAACGTGCTCTCGCCGGAGCGGGTCTGAGTTGTACGACCTTTGAAAACGGTAACGACGTGCTGGGTGCGCTGGCAAGCAAAACGCCGGACGTGCTGTTGTCCGATATTCGCATGCCGGGGATGGACGGGCTGGCGCTGTTAAAACAGATTAAACAGCGCCATCCGATGCTTCCGGTCATCATAATGACCGCGCATTCCGATCTGGATGCCGCCGTCAGCGCCTATCAACAAGGGGCGTTTGATTATCTGCCGAAACCCTTTGATATTGATGAAGCGGTGGCGCTGGTTGAACGCGCCATCAGCCATTATCAGGAACAGCAGCAGCCGCGCAATATTCAGCTCAACGGCCCGACAACCGACATCATCGGTGAAGCGCCGGCCATGCAGGATGTGTTTCGTATTATCGGACGGCTCTCTCGCTCCTCCATCAGCGTGTTGATCAACGGGGAATCCGGGACAGGTAAAGAACTGGTTGCGCATGCCCTGCATCGTCACAGCCCACGCGCCAAAGCGCCGTTTATCGCGCTGAACATGGCAGCGATACCGAAAGATTTGATCGAGTCCGAGCTGTTTGGCCATGAAAAAGGGGCGTTTACCGGGGCCAATACCATTCGTCAGGGACGCTTCGAACAGGCCGATGGCGGCACGCTGTTTCTTGATGAGATAGGTGACATGCCGCTGGATGTGCAAACACGCCTGTTGCGCGTGTTAGCCGACGGTCAGTTTTACCGCGTTGGCGGTTATGCGCCGGTGAAGGTGGATGTGCGAATTATCGCTGCAACCCACCAGAACCTGGAATTACGCGTCCAGGAAGGCAAGTTTCGTGAGGATTTGTTCCACCGTCTGAATGTCATCCGCGTGCACCTGCCGCCGCTGCGTGAGCGTCGGGAGGATATTCCCCGCCTGGCTCGCCATTTCCTGCAAGTTGCTGCTCGCGAACTGGGCGTAGAAGCCAAGCTACTGCACCCGGAAACCGAAGCCGCGCTGACGCGACTGGCGTGGCCTGGCAACGTTCGCCAACTGGAAAATACCTGTCGCTGGTTAACCGTGATGGCGGCCGGGCAAGAGGTATTGATTCAGGATCTCCCCGCTGAACTGTTTGAAGCCACCGCGCCGGAAAGTCCGTCTCATCTCCAGCCGGACAGTTGGGCCACGCTGTTGGCGCAGTGGGCGGATCGGGCACTGCGTTCCGGTCATCAAAACCTGCTGTCGGAAGCACAACCTGAAATGGAACGCACGTTGCTGACCACTGCGCTGCGTCATACACAGGGCCATAAACAGGAAGCGGCACGCTTGCTCGGATGGGGGCGTAATACCCTGACGCGTAAGTTAAAAGAGCTGGGAATGGAGTAA
- the glnL gene encoding nitrogen regulation protein NR(II), with protein sequence MATGTLPDAGQILNSLINSILLVDDELAVHYANPAAQQLLAQSSRKLFGTPLPELLSYFSLNIGLMHESLEAGQGFTDNEVTLVIDGRSHILSLTAQRLPDGQILLEMAPMDNQRRLSQEQLQHAQQVAARDLVRGLAHEIKNPLGGLRGAAQLLSKALPDPALLEYTKVIIEQADRLRNLVDRLLGPQMPGTHVTESIHKVAERVVALVSMELPANVTLVRDYDPSLPELPHDPEQIEQVLLNIVRNALQALGPDGGEIVLRTRTAFQLTLHGERYRLAARIDVEDNGPGIPSHLQDTLFYPMVSGREGGTGLGLSIARNLIDQHSGKIEFTSWPGHTEFSVYLPIRK encoded by the coding sequence ATGGCAACAGGCACGCTGCCCGATGCTGGGCAGATCCTCAATTCGTTAATCAACAGCATCTTACTGGTCGACGATGAACTCGCCGTGCATTACGCCAACCCGGCCGCGCAGCAGTTACTCGCTCAGAGCTCCCGCAAACTGTTTGGTACGCCGCTTCCTGAACTCCTGAGCTATTTTTCGTTGAATATCGGGCTGATGCACGAAAGCTTAGAGGCAGGGCAAGGGTTTACCGACAACGAGGTCACGCTGGTGATTGACGGGCGTTCGCACATTCTGTCGCTCACCGCGCAGCGTTTGCCGGACGGACAGATCCTGCTTGAAATGGCGCCGATGGATAATCAGCGTCGCCTGAGCCAGGAGCAGCTACAGCACGCTCAGCAGGTCGCCGCACGCGATCTGGTACGTGGACTGGCGCACGAGATTAAAAACCCGCTCGGTGGCTTACGCGGCGCAGCACAGCTATTAAGTAAAGCCCTGCCCGATCCGGCACTGCTGGAATACACCAAAGTCATTATTGAACAAGCTGACCGCCTGCGTAATCTGGTCGACAGGCTATTGGGCCCACAGATGCCAGGAACACATGTCACGGAAAGCATTCATAAGGTGGCTGAGCGTGTGGTGGCCCTGGTTTCTATGGAGTTACCGGCCAACGTCACGCTGGTCCGCGATTACGATCCCAGCCTGCCGGAGCTGCCGCACGACCCGGAACAGATTGAGCAGGTGTTGTTGAACATTGTCCGCAATGCGTTGCAGGCGCTGGGGCCCGACGGCGGGGAGATCGTGCTGCGTACCCGCACCGCTTTCCAGCTCACGCTGCACGGCGAGCGCTATCGGCTGGCGGCGCGTATCGACGTCGAGGACAACGGGCCGGGGATCCCTTCCCACTTACAGGATACGCTGTTTTACCCTATGGTCAGCGGCCGCGAAGGCGGCACCGGGCTGGGATTATCCATCGCCCGTAATTTGATCGATCAGCATTCCGGCAAAATTGAATTTACCAGTTGGCCAGGTCATACCGAGTTCTCGGTTTATCTGCCGATTCGGAAATAG
- the glnA gene encoding glutamate--ammonia ligase yields the protein MSAEHVLTMLNEHEVKFVDLRFTDTKGKEQHVTIPAHQVNAEFFEEGKMFDGSSIGGWKGINESDMVLMPDASTAVIDPFFADSTLIIRCDILEPGTLQGYDRDPRSIAKRAEEYLRSTGIADTVLFGPEPEFFLFDDIRFGASISGSHVAIDDIEGAWNSSTQYEGGNKGHRPAVKGGYFPVPPVDSAQDIRSEMCLVMEQMGLVVEAHHHEVATAGQNEVATRFNTMTKKADEIQIYKYVVHNVAHRFGKTATFMPKPMFGDNGSGMHCHMSLSKNGTNLFSGDKYAGLSEQALYYIGGVIKHAKAINALANPTTNSYKRLVPGYEAPVMLAYSARNRSASIRIPVVASPKARRIEVRFPDPAANPYLCFAALLMAGLDGIKNKIHPGEAMDKNLYDLPPEEAKEIPQVAGSLEEALNELNLDREFLKAGGVFTDEAIDAYIALRIEENDRVRMTPHPVEFELYYSV from the coding sequence ATGTCCGCTGAACACGTTTTGACGATGCTGAATGAGCACGAAGTGAAGTTTGTCGATTTGCGCTTCACTGATACCAAAGGTAAAGAACAGCACGTCACGATTCCTGCTCATCAGGTAAATGCCGAATTCTTCGAAGAAGGCAAAATGTTTGACGGCTCTTCGATTGGTGGCTGGAAAGGCATCAACGAATCCGACATGGTGCTGATGCCAGATGCATCTACTGCGGTTATCGACCCGTTCTTCGCGGATTCTACGCTGATCATCCGTTGTGATATCCTGGAACCCGGCACCCTGCAGGGCTATGACCGCGACCCGCGTTCTATCGCCAAGCGTGCTGAAGAGTACCTGCGCTCCACCGGTATCGCGGATACCGTTCTGTTTGGGCCAGAACCTGAATTCTTCCTGTTTGATGACATCCGCTTCGGCGCATCAATCTCCGGTTCTCACGTTGCCATCGATGACATCGAAGGCGCATGGAACTCCTCCACCCAGTACGAAGGTGGTAACAAAGGTCACCGTCCGGCAGTGAAAGGCGGTTACTTCCCGGTTCCGCCAGTAGATTCCGCTCAGGACATCCGTTCTGAAATGTGTCTGGTGATGGAGCAGATGGGTCTGGTTGTTGAAGCTCACCACCACGAAGTGGCAACAGCTGGTCAGAACGAAGTGGCGACCCGCTTCAACACCATGACCAAAAAAGCGGATGAAATTCAGATTTACAAATATGTGGTGCACAACGTCGCTCACCGCTTCGGCAAAACCGCGACCTTTATGCCGAAACCCATGTTCGGCGATAACGGTTCCGGTATGCACTGCCACATGTCTCTGTCCAAGAACGGCACCAACCTGTTCTCTGGTGACAAATATGCGGGTCTGTCTGAGCAAGCGCTGTACTATATTGGCGGCGTAATCAAACACGCTAAAGCGATCAACGCCCTGGCGAACCCGACCACCAACTCTTACAAGCGTCTGGTCCCGGGTTACGAAGCGCCGGTCATGCTGGCTTACTCTGCGCGTAACCGTTCTGCTTCTATCCGTATTCCGGTGGTGGCTTCTCCAAAAGCACGTCGTATCGAAGTGCGCTTCCCGGACCCAGCGGCGAACCCGTACCTGTGCTTTGCTGCCCTGCTGATGGCTGGTCTTGACGGTATTAAGAACAAGATCCACCCGGGCGAAGCGATGGACAAAAACCTGTACGACCTGCCGCCGGAAGAAGCGAAAGAGATCCCACAGGTTGCAGGCTCTCTGGAAGAAGCACTGAACGAGCTGAATCTGGATCGCGAATTCCTGAAAGCGGGTGGCGTGTTCACTGATGAAGCCATCGATGCTTACATCGCGCTGCGCATTGAAGAAAATGACCGCGTACGCATGACGCCGCACCCGGTAGAGTTTGAGCTGTACTACAGCGTTTAA
- the typA gene encoding ribosome-dependent GTPase TypA, whose protein sequence is MIENLRNIAIIAHVDHGKTTLVDKLLQQSGTFDSRAETQERVMDSNDLEKERGITILAKNTAIKWNDYRINIVDTPGHADFGGEVERVMSMVDSVLLVVDAFDGPMPQTRFVTKKAFAHGLKPIVVINKVDRPGARPDWVVDQVFDLFVNLDATDEQLDFPIIYASALNGIAGLDHEDMAEDMTPLYQAIVDHVPAPDVDLDGPFQMQISQLDYNNYVGVIGIGRIKRGKVKPNQQITIVDSEGKTRNGKVGKVLTHLGLERIESTEAEAGDIIAITGLGELSISDTICDPQNVEALPALSVDEPTVTMFFNVNTSPFCGKEGKYVTSRQILDRLNKELVHNVALRVEETEDADAFRVSGRGELHLSVLIENMRREGFEMAVSRPKVIFREIDGRKQEPFENVTLDVEEQHQGSVMQALGERKGDLKNMNPDGKGRVRLDYVIPSRGLIGFRSEFMTMTSGTGLLYSTFSHYDDVRPGEVGQRQNGVLISNGQGKAVAFALFSLQDRGKLFLGHGAEVYEGQIIGIHSRSNDLTVNCLTGKKLTNMRASGTDEATVLVPPVKMTLEQALEFIDDDELVEVTPQSIRIRKRHLTENDRRRANRGPKED, encoded by the coding sequence GTGATCGAAAATTTGCGTAACATCGCCATCATCGCGCACGTTGACCATGGTAAAACTACCCTGGTTGATAAGCTGCTGCAGCAATCCGGTACGTTCGACTCTCGTGCCGAAACTCAAGAGCGTGTGATGGACTCCAACGATTTGGAGAAAGAGCGTGGGATTACCATCCTCGCGAAAAACACCGCTATCAAATGGAATGATTACCGTATCAACATCGTTGATACCCCTGGGCACGCAGACTTCGGTGGTGAAGTTGAGCGTGTCATGTCCATGGTTGACTCTGTGCTGCTGGTGGTTGACGCATTTGACGGCCCGATGCCGCAGACGCGCTTCGTGACCAAAAAAGCCTTTGCGCATGGCCTGAAGCCGATCGTGGTCATCAACAAAGTTGACCGTCCTGGCGCGCGCCCGGACTGGGTTGTCGATCAGGTATTTGATCTGTTCGTGAACCTCGACGCGACCGACGAACAGCTGGACTTCCCTATCATCTACGCTTCAGCGCTGAACGGTATTGCCGGTCTGGATCACGAAGATATGGCGGAAGATATGACTCCGTTGTATCAGGCGATTGTCGACCACGTACCTGCGCCGGACGTTGACCTTGATGGTCCGTTCCAGATGCAGATCTCTCAGCTGGACTACAACAACTACGTTGGCGTTATCGGTATCGGCCGCATCAAACGCGGTAAAGTGAAGCCGAACCAGCAGATCACTATCGTGGATAGCGAAGGCAAAACCCGTAACGGTAAAGTCGGTAAAGTCCTGACTCACCTGGGTCTGGAGCGTATTGAATCCACCGAAGCCGAAGCGGGCGACATCATCGCGATCACCGGTCTGGGCGAGCTGAGCATCTCTGACACCATCTGCGATCCGCAGAATGTGGAAGCGCTGCCGGCGCTGTCTGTTGATGAACCGACCGTCACCATGTTCTTCAACGTCAACACCTCTCCGTTCTGTGGCAAAGAAGGTAAATACGTTACCTCTCGTCAGATCCTTGACCGCCTGAACAAAGAGCTGGTGCACAACGTTGCGCTGCGTGTTGAAGAGACTGAAGATGCGGACGCGTTCCGTGTATCGGGTCGCGGTGAGCTGCACCTGTCAGTGCTTATCGAAAACATGCGTCGTGAAGGTTTCGAAATGGCGGTTTCCCGTCCGAAAGTTATCTTCCGCGAAATCGACGGTCGTAAACAAGAGCCGTTCGAAAACGTGACACTGGACGTCGAAGAGCAGCACCAGGGTTCTGTCATGCAGGCACTGGGTGAGCGTAAAGGCGACCTGAAAAACATGAATCCAGATGGTAAAGGTCGCGTACGTCTCGACTACGTGATCCCAAGCCGTGGTCTGATTGGCTTCCGTTCAGAATTCATGACCATGACCTCCGGTACGGGTCTGCTGTACTCCACTTTCAGTCACTATGACGATGTCCGTCCGGGTGAAGTGGGTCAGCGTCAGAACGGTGTTCTGATCTCCAACGGTCAGGGTAAAGCTGTCGCGTTTGCGCTGTTCAGCCTGCAGGATCGCGGTAAGCTGTTCCTGGGTCACGGTGCGGAAGTGTACGAAGGCCAGATCATCGGTATTCACAGCCGTTCTAACGACCTGACCGTAAACTGCCTGACCGGTAAGAAACTGACCAACATGCGTGCTTCCGGTACTGACGAAGCCACGGTTCTGGTTCCGCCGGTTAAGATGACCCTGGAGCAAGCTCTGGAGTTCATCGATGACGACGAACTGGTAGAAGTGACTCCACAGTCTATCCGTATTCGTAAGCGTCACCTGACGGAGAACGATCGCCGCCGTGCGAACCGTGGTCCGAAAGAAGATTAA
- the ompL gene encoding porin OmpL: MDGGFPTLKNGFMMKTLNSIILLSSVISTSVFAGAYVENREAYNLASDQQEIMLRVGYNFDMGAGIMLTNTYTLQREDELKHGYNEIEGWYPLFKPTDKLTIQPGGLITDKSIGSSGAVYLDVNYKFTPWFNLTVRNRYNHNNYSSVDLNGDRDNNDTYEIGNYWNFIITDKFSYTFEPHYFMRVNDFNSSNGKDHHWEITNTFRYRINQNWLPYFELRWLDRNVEPYHREQNQIRVGVKYFF, translated from the coding sequence ATGGATGGCGGCTTCCCTACGCTTAAAAATGGATTTATGATGAAAACGTTAAACTCAATCATTCTGTTATCTTCAGTGATATCGACCTCTGTTTTTGCCGGTGCTTATGTCGAAAACCGGGAGGCTTATAATCTGGCCTCCGACCAGCAAGAAATCATGTTACGCGTTGGCTATAACTTCGACATGGGTGCGGGCATCATGCTCACCAACACTTACACGCTCCAGCGTGAAGACGAATTAAAGCACGGCTATAATGAGATTGAGGGCTGGTACCCGTTATTCAAACCCACGGATAAATTAACGATCCAACCTGGCGGGTTGATTACCGACAAGAGCATAGGTTCCAGCGGTGCAGTCTATCTGGACGTCAATTACAAGTTTACTCCGTGGTTTAATCTGACGGTACGTAACCGCTACAACCATAATAATTACAGCTCAGTCGATTTAAATGGCGATCGGGATAATAATGATACCTATGAGATCGGCAACTACTGGAACTTTATTATTACCGATAAGTTCTCGTATACCTTTGAACCCCACTATTTTATGCGGGTGAATGATTTTAATAGCAGCAATGGTAAGGATCATCACTGGGAAATTACCAATACCTTCCGTTATCGGATCAACCAGAACTGGTTACCCTACTTCGAACTGCGCTGGCTGGACCGTAACGTGGAACCCTATCATCGCGAACAAAACCAGATTCGCGTTGGGGTGAAATATTTCTTTTAA
- a CDS encoding MFS transporter, translated as MSDHDPLTLKLSLREKLAYGVGDIGSNLMLSVGTLYLLKFYTDELGMPAYYGGIIFLVAKFFTAFTDMLTGFLLDSRRNIGPMGKFRPFILYAAIPSAIIATVQFITTTFSLPIKTALATGLFMLFGLFYSLMNCSYGAMIPAMTKNSNERAQLAAFRQGGATIGLLVCTVAFIPLQALFSSSAFGYACAAFIFSVCGFGFMMLCFKGVKEHYRETVSTEHKMGILKSFFAIFHNPPLLVLCIANLCTLAAFNIKLAIQVYYTQYVLNDPHLLSWMGFFSMGCVLIGVILVPWTVKCFGKKQVYLAGMMLWALGDILNYFWGNSSFTFIIFSCIAFFGTAFVNSLNWALVPDTVDYGEWKTGIRAEGSVYTGYTFSRKISAALAGFLPGIMLTQIGYVPNIAQSDTTLLGLRQLIFLWPCGLAIIAALTMGFFYKLNEARFAFIIEEINQRKKNKNIPDVTNNNKNIATVNL; from the coding sequence ATGTCTGACCATGATCCACTAACCCTGAAACTGAGTTTGCGAGAAAAACTGGCCTACGGCGTGGGTGATATTGGCTCTAATCTCATGTTGAGCGTCGGCACATTATATCTGCTGAAATTTTATACTGATGAATTGGGAATGCCCGCATATTACGGGGGAATTATCTTTCTGGTGGCAAAATTCTTTACCGCATTCACCGATATGCTCACCGGATTCCTGCTTGATTCACGCAGAAATATTGGACCGATGGGGAAATTCCGCCCCTTTATCCTGTATGCGGCGATCCCTTCAGCGATCATTGCAACGGTACAATTTATTACCACAACATTTAGCCTGCCGATTAAAACCGCCCTCGCGACGGGATTGTTTATGTTATTTGGCCTGTTCTACAGTCTGATGAATTGCTCCTATGGCGCAATGATCCCGGCAATGACAAAAAACTCAAACGAACGGGCGCAACTGGCGGCTTTCCGGCAGGGAGGCGCAACCATAGGTTTATTAGTTTGCACGGTGGCATTTATTCCTCTGCAAGCGCTCTTTTCCTCTTCAGCTTTCGGTTATGCATGTGCCGCCTTCATTTTTTCTGTCTGCGGATTCGGGTTCATGATGCTGTGCTTTAAAGGCGTTAAGGAACATTACCGGGAAACCGTTTCAACAGAGCATAAGATGGGTATCCTCAAATCATTCTTCGCCATTTTTCATAATCCGCCGCTGCTCGTTCTTTGTATCGCGAACTTATGTACGCTGGCCGCATTCAATATTAAATTAGCCATTCAGGTCTATTACACACAATATGTCCTGAACGATCCGCATCTATTATCATGGATGGGATTCTTCAGCATGGGATGTGTGTTGATTGGCGTCATTCTTGTCCCCTGGACGGTTAAATGCTTCGGTAAAAAACAGGTGTACTTAGCCGGTATGATGTTATGGGCGCTGGGCGATATCTTAAATTATTTCTGGGGCAACAGTTCTTTCACCTTTATCATTTTCTCCTGTATTGCCTTCTTCGGTACCGCTTTCGTCAACAGCCTGAACTGGGCGCTGGTGCCGGATACTGTGGACTACGGCGAATGGAAAACGGGGATTCGCGCGGAAGGTTCCGTCTACACGGGATATACCTTTTCGCGGAAGATTTCCGCCGCGCTGGCGGGGTTCCTGCCCGGTATTATGTTGACCCAGATTGGCTATGTGCCAAACATCGCGCAAAGCGACACCACACTACTGGGATTACGCCAGTTAATATTTCTCTGGCCCTGTGGTCTGGCGATTATTGCCGCATTAACCATGGGGTTCTTTTATAAACTCAATGAAGCGCGCTTCGCTTTTATTATCGAGGAAATTAATCAACGAAAAAAGAACAAAAATATTCCTGACGTAACTAATAACAATAAAAACATCGCTACTGTAAATCTATAA